A window from Gasterosteus aculeatus chromosome 14, fGasAcu3.hap1.1, whole genome shotgun sequence encodes these proteins:
- the pam gene encoding peptidyl-glycine alpha-amidating monooxygenase isoform X2, whose amino-acid sequence MFCFLQTQGEEGVCKTSVSEDPERRPAGGTMGVSVVCVVVLAFIRHSHSLALQNTVYRSTRSQEKVDPSDCVSRTKPTVFTNSHNFSLDIQMPGVVPTASDTYLCTAIALPTTREAYIVDFMPHASMDTVHHMLLFGCQTPVSSSSYWDCGSVKGTCEDEASIMYAWARNAPPTRLPKDVGFKVGRNSGMSHLVLQIHYGDASAFKDRHKDCSGVTLRMTSKPQPFIAGIYLLMSVDTVILPGKRVTNADIACDYTSYPIYPFAFRTHTHHLGQVVSGYRIREGRWNLIGRQSPQRPQAFYPANKEMNVKYGDTIAARCVFTGEGRTSKTYIGGTSDDEMCNFYIMYYMESKHAIPYMNCMGSGSKDLFQHIPAEANVPITVSSGHMNSMMHMGHSTDDKLALDKDKAEQVPDQGDLYSLMSKLLGQNNNVAHIHKYSPSKMRSVQAELMSQIDSLMQKKDVGFPTVAFHTREDQVLVRDRVHKFHQLGATAKPPRSKLLAEDYHLEQIPTWPQSSLQLGQVSGLAVDSDANLVIFHRGDHRWGASSFNSQARYQQRSQGPIQQSTILVVDPAKGNILKASGRDMFFLPHGITTDEKNNYWVTDVALHQVLKVSSDGRDRVLLTLGEAFTPGSDNNHFCKPTDVAVEPETGNIFVSDGYCNARIMKFSAEGKYMFQWGAGSTERKRRVPFRIPHSLVFLPDRREVCVADRENGRIQCFIAQTGEFVKEIMKEEFGGEVFAITYSPAGDGLIFAVNGDSPYRSNPLRGFVIDYSTMDILDTFKPEIKEFKMPHDIVETKGGSVFVGDVGSGSVFKFTNEKSHRSVKKAGIEVEELDEIETFVQTKVRPEYNVSKTAAVQEKQTVSLQPGPQDEDEEEKKKKSAAKPGREQAVLPAVITTLLLIPLLVVIFVGVFICCRKNHAFEVKTEPGSVRGILGKIRAVGGLNLGNFFASRKGYSRQGFDQLSTEGSDQERNEAGSSDSENEEYSALPPPPPSS is encoded by the exons atgttttgctttttacagacacaaggggaggagggggtctgCAAGACGTCAGTATCTGAG GATCCCGAGCGTCGGCCAGCAGGAGGCACGATGGGAGTCTCTGTGGTCTGTGTGGTGGTGCTGGCGTTCATCCGTCACAGCCACAGCCTGGCGTTACAAAACACCGTCTACAGGTCAACAAG GTCTCAGGAAAAAGTCGATCCCAGCGATTGTGTGTCCAGGACCAAGCCGACGGTCTTTACAAACTCCCACAACTTCTCTCTGGACATTCAGATGCCTGGTGTCGTCCCAACTGCG tCGGATACTTACCTGTGCACGGCAATCGCTCTGCCAACCACTCGAGAGGCGTATATTG TGGACTTCATGCCTCACGCCAGTATGGACACAGTTCATCACATGCTTCTGTTCGGCTGCCAGACTCctgtgtcctccagcagctACTG GGACTGTGGGAGTGTAAAAGGCACTTGTGAAGATGAAGCCTCCATTATGTACGCCTGGGCTCGGAACGCACCGCCCACTAGATTACCCAAAG ATGTTGGTTTTAAAGTCGGAAGAAATTCTGGAATGTCCCACCTTGTGCTGCAGATCCATTATGGAGATGCCAGTGCTTTCAAAG ACCGTCATAAAGACTGCTCAGGAGTTACCTTAAGAATGACATCCAAGCC GCAGCCATTCATTGCTGGCATTTACCTGCTCATGTCTGTGGACACAGTGATCCTTCCAGGAAAAAGAG ttaCAAATGCCGACATCGCTTGTGACTACACGTCATATCCCATCTACCCGTTTGCCTTcaggactcacacacaccacctcg GTCAAGTGGTCAGTGGCTACAGGATCCGAGAGGGAAGGTGGAACCTGATTGGAAGACAGTCCCCTCAGCGACCACAG GCTTTCTATCCGGCCAACAAGGAGATGAACGTGAAGTATGGGGACACAATTGCAGCCAGATGTGTGTTTACGGGGGAGGGCAGAACCTCCAAAACATATATTGG CGGTACCTCTGACGATGAAATGTGCAACTTCTATATAATGTACTACATGGAGAGCAAACATGCCATCCCCTACATGAACTGCATGGGTTCCGGCTCCAAGGATCTGTTCCAGCACATTCCAGCTGAGGCCAATGTTCCCATCACTGTCAGTTCAGGTCATATGAACTCGATGATGCATATGGGACACTCAACAG ATGACAAATTGGCGTTGGATAAAGACAAAGCAGAGCAGGTTCCGGATCAGG GTGACCTCTATTCTCTTATGTCCAAGTTGCTAGGCCAGAACAACAACGTAGCTCACATTCATAAGTACAGTCCGAGCAAGATGCGCAGCGTCCAGGCTGAGTTAATGTCTCAGATTGATAGCTTGATGCAAAAGAAAGATGTGGGCTTCCCCACGGTAGCCTTCCACACCAGGGAGGATCAGGTTTTAGTGAGGGACAGAGTCCACAAGTTCCATCAGCTTGGGGCCACAGCCAAGCCACCAAGAAGCAAGCTGCTAGCTGAAG actACCATTTGGAGCAGATCCCAACGTGGCCTCAGAGTTCTCTCCAGCTGGGTCAGGTGTCAGGACTTGCCGTGGACTCGGATGCTAACTTGGTCATTTTCCACAGAGGGGACCACCGCTGGGGGGCGAG tTCTTTTAACAGCCAGGCGAGATACCAGCAGAGGTCCCAAGGTCCTATTCAGCAGTCCACCATCCTGGTTGTGGACCCGGCCAAAGGCAACATTCTGAAGGCGTCGGGCAGAGATAT gttttttttgcctcacggaATAACAACAGACGAGAAGAATAATTACTGGGTGACTGATGTGGCTCTTCATCAG GTGTTAAAAGTGAGCAGCGATGGCAGAGACCGAGTGTTGCTGACACTTGGAGAGGCGTTCACGCCAGGAAGCGACAATAACCACTTCTGCAAGCCCACTGACGTGGCGGTAGAACCTGAGACCGGGAACATCTTCGTCTCTGACGGCTACTGCAATGCCCGGATAATGAAGTTCTCCGCTGAGGGAAAATACATGTTTCAGTGGGGAGCAG GCTCCACAGAAAGGAAGAGGCGCGTCCCGTTCCGAATCCCCCACAGCCTGGTGTTCCTTCCTGACAGACGGGAAGTGTGTGTGGCCGACCGGGAGAACGGGCGCATCCAGTGCTTCATCGCCCAAACCGGAGAGTTTGTCAAGGAAATTATGAAAGAGGAGTTTGGAGGGGAGGTGTTCGCCATCACCTACAGCCCCGCCGGAG ATGGCTTAATTTTCGCAGTAAACGGCGACTCTCCGTATCGCTCCAATCCACTCAGAGGTTTTGTTATAGATTATTCAACCATGGATATTTTGGACACCTTCAAACCGGAGATAAAG GAATTTAAAATGCCTCACGACATAGTTGAAACCAAGGGTGGAAGCGTCTTTGTCGGGGATGTCGGCAGTGGATCGGTCTTCAAGTTCACCAATGAGA AGTCACATCGCTCTGTCAAGAAGGCTGGAATCGAGGTTGAAGAACTCGATG AAATTGAGACGTTTGTCCAAACCAAAGTGAGGCCGGAGTACAACGTGTCAAAGACAGCAGCCGTCCAGGAGAAGCAAACCGTGTCCCTTCAGCCTGGACCtcaggacgaggacgaggaggagaagaagaagaagagtgcaGCCAAGCCCGGCAGAGAGCAGGCGGTTCTCCCAGCGGTCATCACCACCCTGCTGCTCATCCCGCTGCTGGTGGTCATCTTCGTCGGAGTCTTCATCTGCTGTAGAAAAAACC atGCGTTTGAGGTGAAAACGGAACCCGGTTCTGTGAGAGGGATCTTGGGAAAAATAAGAG CTGTCGGCGGTCTGAACCTGGGGAACTTCTTTGCGTCCCGCAAGGGTTACAGTCGCCAGGGCTTCGACCAGCTGAGCACCGAAGGCAGCGACCAGGAGAGGAACGAGGCGGGCAGCAGCGACTCGGAGAACGAGGAGTACTCCGCTCTgccacctcctccgccctcgTCTTAG
- the pam gene encoding peptidyl-glycine alpha-amidating monooxygenase B isoform X5, giving the protein MFCFLQTQGEEGVCKTSVSEDPERRPAGGTMGVSVVCVVVLAFIRHSHSLALQNTVYRSTRSQEKVDPSDCVSRTKPTVFTNSHNFSLDIQMPGVVPTASDTYLCTAIALPTTREAYIVDFMPHASMDTVHHMLLFGCQTPVSSSSYWDCGSVKGTCEDEASIMYAWARNAPPTRLPKDVGFKVGRNSGMSHLVLQIHYGDASAFKDRHKDCSGVTLRMTSKPQPFIAGIYLLMSVDTVILPGKRVTNADIACDYTSYPIYPFAFRTHTHHLGQVVSGYRIREGRWNLIGRQSPQRPQAFYPANKEMNVKYGDTIAARCVFTGEGRTSKTYIGGTSDDEMCNFYIMYYMESKHAIPYMNCMGSGSKDLFQHIPAEANVPITVSSGHMNSMMHMGHSTDDKLALDKDKAEQVPDQDYHLEQIPTWPQSSLQLGQVSGLAVDSDANLVIFHRGDHRWGASSFNSQARYQQRSQGPIQQSTILVVDPAKGNILKASGRDMFFLPHGITTDEKNNYWVTDVALHQVLKVSSDGRDRVLLTLGEAFTPGSDNNHFCKPTDVAVEPETGNIFVSDGYCNARIMKFSAEGKYMFQWGAGSTERKRRVPFRIPHSLVFLPDRREVCVADRENGRIQCFIAQTGEFVKEIMKEEFGGEVFAITYSPAGDGLIFAVNGDSPYRSNPLRGFVIDYSTMDILDTFKPEIKEFKMPHDIVETKGGSVFVGDVGSGSVFKFTNEKSHRSVKKAGIEVEELDEIETFVQTKVRPEYNVSKTAAVQEKQTVSLQPGPQDEDEEEKKKKSAAKPGREQAVLPAVITTLLLIPLLVVIFVGVFICCRKNHAFEVKTEPGSVRGILGKIRAVGGLNLGNFFASRKGYSRQGFDQLSTEGSDQERNEAGSSDSENEEYSALPPPPPSS; this is encoded by the exons atgttttgctttttacagacacaaggggaggagggggtctgCAAGACGTCAGTATCTGAG GATCCCGAGCGTCGGCCAGCAGGAGGCACGATGGGAGTCTCTGTGGTCTGTGTGGTGGTGCTGGCGTTCATCCGTCACAGCCACAGCCTGGCGTTACAAAACACCGTCTACAGGTCAACAAG GTCTCAGGAAAAAGTCGATCCCAGCGATTGTGTGTCCAGGACCAAGCCGACGGTCTTTACAAACTCCCACAACTTCTCTCTGGACATTCAGATGCCTGGTGTCGTCCCAACTGCG tCGGATACTTACCTGTGCACGGCAATCGCTCTGCCAACCACTCGAGAGGCGTATATTG TGGACTTCATGCCTCACGCCAGTATGGACACAGTTCATCACATGCTTCTGTTCGGCTGCCAGACTCctgtgtcctccagcagctACTG GGACTGTGGGAGTGTAAAAGGCACTTGTGAAGATGAAGCCTCCATTATGTACGCCTGGGCTCGGAACGCACCGCCCACTAGATTACCCAAAG ATGTTGGTTTTAAAGTCGGAAGAAATTCTGGAATGTCCCACCTTGTGCTGCAGATCCATTATGGAGATGCCAGTGCTTTCAAAG ACCGTCATAAAGACTGCTCAGGAGTTACCTTAAGAATGACATCCAAGCC GCAGCCATTCATTGCTGGCATTTACCTGCTCATGTCTGTGGACACAGTGATCCTTCCAGGAAAAAGAG ttaCAAATGCCGACATCGCTTGTGACTACACGTCATATCCCATCTACCCGTTTGCCTTcaggactcacacacaccacctcg GTCAAGTGGTCAGTGGCTACAGGATCCGAGAGGGAAGGTGGAACCTGATTGGAAGACAGTCCCCTCAGCGACCACAG GCTTTCTATCCGGCCAACAAGGAGATGAACGTGAAGTATGGGGACACAATTGCAGCCAGATGTGTGTTTACGGGGGAGGGCAGAACCTCCAAAACATATATTGG CGGTACCTCTGACGATGAAATGTGCAACTTCTATATAATGTACTACATGGAGAGCAAACATGCCATCCCCTACATGAACTGCATGGGTTCCGGCTCCAAGGATCTGTTCCAGCACATTCCAGCTGAGGCCAATGTTCCCATCACTGTCAGTTCAGGTCATATGAACTCGATGATGCATATGGGACACTCAACAG ATGACAAATTGGCGTTGGATAAAGACAAAGCAGAGCAGGTTCCGGATCAGG actACCATTTGGAGCAGATCCCAACGTGGCCTCAGAGTTCTCTCCAGCTGGGTCAGGTGTCAGGACTTGCCGTGGACTCGGATGCTAACTTGGTCATTTTCCACAGAGGGGACCACCGCTGGGGGGCGAG tTCTTTTAACAGCCAGGCGAGATACCAGCAGAGGTCCCAAGGTCCTATTCAGCAGTCCACCATCCTGGTTGTGGACCCGGCCAAAGGCAACATTCTGAAGGCGTCGGGCAGAGATAT gttttttttgcctcacggaATAACAACAGACGAGAAGAATAATTACTGGGTGACTGATGTGGCTCTTCATCAG GTGTTAAAAGTGAGCAGCGATGGCAGAGACCGAGTGTTGCTGACACTTGGAGAGGCGTTCACGCCAGGAAGCGACAATAACCACTTCTGCAAGCCCACTGACGTGGCGGTAGAACCTGAGACCGGGAACATCTTCGTCTCTGACGGCTACTGCAATGCCCGGATAATGAAGTTCTCCGCTGAGGGAAAATACATGTTTCAGTGGGGAGCAG GCTCCACAGAAAGGAAGAGGCGCGTCCCGTTCCGAATCCCCCACAGCCTGGTGTTCCTTCCTGACAGACGGGAAGTGTGTGTGGCCGACCGGGAGAACGGGCGCATCCAGTGCTTCATCGCCCAAACCGGAGAGTTTGTCAAGGAAATTATGAAAGAGGAGTTTGGAGGGGAGGTGTTCGCCATCACCTACAGCCCCGCCGGAG ATGGCTTAATTTTCGCAGTAAACGGCGACTCTCCGTATCGCTCCAATCCACTCAGAGGTTTTGTTATAGATTATTCAACCATGGATATTTTGGACACCTTCAAACCGGAGATAAAG GAATTTAAAATGCCTCACGACATAGTTGAAACCAAGGGTGGAAGCGTCTTTGTCGGGGATGTCGGCAGTGGATCGGTCTTCAAGTTCACCAATGAGA AGTCACATCGCTCTGTCAAGAAGGCTGGAATCGAGGTTGAAGAACTCGATG AAATTGAGACGTTTGTCCAAACCAAAGTGAGGCCGGAGTACAACGTGTCAAAGACAGCAGCCGTCCAGGAGAAGCAAACCGTGTCCCTTCAGCCTGGACCtcaggacgaggacgaggaggagaagaagaagaagagtgcaGCCAAGCCCGGCAGAGAGCAGGCGGTTCTCCCAGCGGTCATCACCACCCTGCTGCTCATCCCGCTGCTGGTGGTCATCTTCGTCGGAGTCTTCATCTGCTGTAGAAAAAACC atGCGTTTGAGGTGAAAACGGAACCCGGTTCTGTGAGAGGGATCTTGGGAAAAATAAGAG CTGTCGGCGGTCTGAACCTGGGGAACTTCTTTGCGTCCCGCAAGGGTTACAGTCGCCAGGGCTTCGACCAGCTGAGCACCGAAGGCAGCGACCAGGAGAGGAACGAGGCGGGCAGCAGCGACTCGGAGAACGAGGAGTACTCCGCTCTgccacctcctccgccctcgTCTTAG
- the pam gene encoding peptidyl-glycine alpha-amidating monooxygenase isoform X1 translates to MFCFLQTQGEEGVCKTSVSEDPERRPAGGTMGVSVVCVVVLAFIRHSHSLALQNTVYRSTRSQEKVDPSDCVSRTKPTVFTNSHNFSLDIQMPGVVPTASDTYLCTAIALPTTREAYIVDFMPHASMDTVHHMLLFGCQTPVSSSSYWDCGSVKGTCEDEASIMYAWARNAPPTRLPKDVGFKVGRNSGMSHLVLQIHYGDASAFKDRHKDCSGVTLRMTSKPQPFIAGIYLLMSVDTVILPGKRVTNADIACDYTSYPIYPFAFRTHTHHLGQVVSGYRIREGRWNLIGRQSPQRPQAFYPANKEMNVKYGDTIAARCVFTGEGRTSKTYIGGTSDDEMCNFYIMYYMESKHAIPYMNCMGSGSKDLFQHIPAEANVPITVSSGHMNSMMHMGHSTDDKLALDKDKAEQVPDQGDLYSLMSKLLGQNNNVAHIHKYSPSKMRSVQAELMSQIDSLMQKKDVGFPTVAFHTREDQVLVRDRVHKFHQLGATAKPPRSKLLAEDYHLEQIPTWPQSSLQLGQVSGLAVDSDANLVIFHRGDHRWGASSFNSQARYQQRSQGPIQQSTILVVDPAKGNILKASGRDMFFLPHGITTDEKNNYWVTDVALHQVLKVSSDGRDRVLLTLGEAFTPGSDNNHFCKPTDVAVEPETGNIFVSDGYCNARIMKFSAEGKYMFQWGAGSTERKRRVPFRIPHSLVFLPDRREVCVADRENGRIQCFIAQTGEFVKEIMKEEFGGEVFAITYSPAGDGLIFAVNGDSPYRSNPLRGFVIDYSTMDILDTFKPEIKEFKMPHDIVETKGGSVFVGDVGSGSVFKFTNEKSHRSVKKAGIEVEELDEIETFVQTKVRPEYNVSKTAAVQEKQTVSLQPGPQDEDEEEKKKKSAAKPGREQAVLPAVITTLLLIPLLVVIFVGVFICCRKNHAFEVKTEPGSVRGILGKIRGKAVGGLNLGNFFASRKGYSRQGFDQLSTEGSDQERNEAGSSDSENEEYSALPPPPPSS, encoded by the exons atgttttgctttttacagacacaaggggaggagggggtctgCAAGACGTCAGTATCTGAG GATCCCGAGCGTCGGCCAGCAGGAGGCACGATGGGAGTCTCTGTGGTCTGTGTGGTGGTGCTGGCGTTCATCCGTCACAGCCACAGCCTGGCGTTACAAAACACCGTCTACAGGTCAACAAG GTCTCAGGAAAAAGTCGATCCCAGCGATTGTGTGTCCAGGACCAAGCCGACGGTCTTTACAAACTCCCACAACTTCTCTCTGGACATTCAGATGCCTGGTGTCGTCCCAACTGCG tCGGATACTTACCTGTGCACGGCAATCGCTCTGCCAACCACTCGAGAGGCGTATATTG TGGACTTCATGCCTCACGCCAGTATGGACACAGTTCATCACATGCTTCTGTTCGGCTGCCAGACTCctgtgtcctccagcagctACTG GGACTGTGGGAGTGTAAAAGGCACTTGTGAAGATGAAGCCTCCATTATGTACGCCTGGGCTCGGAACGCACCGCCCACTAGATTACCCAAAG ATGTTGGTTTTAAAGTCGGAAGAAATTCTGGAATGTCCCACCTTGTGCTGCAGATCCATTATGGAGATGCCAGTGCTTTCAAAG ACCGTCATAAAGACTGCTCAGGAGTTACCTTAAGAATGACATCCAAGCC GCAGCCATTCATTGCTGGCATTTACCTGCTCATGTCTGTGGACACAGTGATCCTTCCAGGAAAAAGAG ttaCAAATGCCGACATCGCTTGTGACTACACGTCATATCCCATCTACCCGTTTGCCTTcaggactcacacacaccacctcg GTCAAGTGGTCAGTGGCTACAGGATCCGAGAGGGAAGGTGGAACCTGATTGGAAGACAGTCCCCTCAGCGACCACAG GCTTTCTATCCGGCCAACAAGGAGATGAACGTGAAGTATGGGGACACAATTGCAGCCAGATGTGTGTTTACGGGGGAGGGCAGAACCTCCAAAACATATATTGG CGGTACCTCTGACGATGAAATGTGCAACTTCTATATAATGTACTACATGGAGAGCAAACATGCCATCCCCTACATGAACTGCATGGGTTCCGGCTCCAAGGATCTGTTCCAGCACATTCCAGCTGAGGCCAATGTTCCCATCACTGTCAGTTCAGGTCATATGAACTCGATGATGCATATGGGACACTCAACAG ATGACAAATTGGCGTTGGATAAAGACAAAGCAGAGCAGGTTCCGGATCAGG GTGACCTCTATTCTCTTATGTCCAAGTTGCTAGGCCAGAACAACAACGTAGCTCACATTCATAAGTACAGTCCGAGCAAGATGCGCAGCGTCCAGGCTGAGTTAATGTCTCAGATTGATAGCTTGATGCAAAAGAAAGATGTGGGCTTCCCCACGGTAGCCTTCCACACCAGGGAGGATCAGGTTTTAGTGAGGGACAGAGTCCACAAGTTCCATCAGCTTGGGGCCACAGCCAAGCCACCAAGAAGCAAGCTGCTAGCTGAAG actACCATTTGGAGCAGATCCCAACGTGGCCTCAGAGTTCTCTCCAGCTGGGTCAGGTGTCAGGACTTGCCGTGGACTCGGATGCTAACTTGGTCATTTTCCACAGAGGGGACCACCGCTGGGGGGCGAG tTCTTTTAACAGCCAGGCGAGATACCAGCAGAGGTCCCAAGGTCCTATTCAGCAGTCCACCATCCTGGTTGTGGACCCGGCCAAAGGCAACATTCTGAAGGCGTCGGGCAGAGATAT gttttttttgcctcacggaATAACAACAGACGAGAAGAATAATTACTGGGTGACTGATGTGGCTCTTCATCAG GTGTTAAAAGTGAGCAGCGATGGCAGAGACCGAGTGTTGCTGACACTTGGAGAGGCGTTCACGCCAGGAAGCGACAATAACCACTTCTGCAAGCCCACTGACGTGGCGGTAGAACCTGAGACCGGGAACATCTTCGTCTCTGACGGCTACTGCAATGCCCGGATAATGAAGTTCTCCGCTGAGGGAAAATACATGTTTCAGTGGGGAGCAG GCTCCACAGAAAGGAAGAGGCGCGTCCCGTTCCGAATCCCCCACAGCCTGGTGTTCCTTCCTGACAGACGGGAAGTGTGTGTGGCCGACCGGGAGAACGGGCGCATCCAGTGCTTCATCGCCCAAACCGGAGAGTTTGTCAAGGAAATTATGAAAGAGGAGTTTGGAGGGGAGGTGTTCGCCATCACCTACAGCCCCGCCGGAG ATGGCTTAATTTTCGCAGTAAACGGCGACTCTCCGTATCGCTCCAATCCACTCAGAGGTTTTGTTATAGATTATTCAACCATGGATATTTTGGACACCTTCAAACCGGAGATAAAG GAATTTAAAATGCCTCACGACATAGTTGAAACCAAGGGTGGAAGCGTCTTTGTCGGGGATGTCGGCAGTGGATCGGTCTTCAAGTTCACCAATGAGA AGTCACATCGCTCTGTCAAGAAGGCTGGAATCGAGGTTGAAGAACTCGATG AAATTGAGACGTTTGTCCAAACCAAAGTGAGGCCGGAGTACAACGTGTCAAAGACAGCAGCCGTCCAGGAGAAGCAAACCGTGTCCCTTCAGCCTGGACCtcaggacgaggacgaggaggagaagaagaagaagagtgcaGCCAAGCCCGGCAGAGAGCAGGCGGTTCTCCCAGCGGTCATCACCACCCTGCTGCTCATCCCGCTGCTGGTGGTCATCTTCGTCGGAGTCTTCATCTGCTGTAGAAAAAACC atGCGTTTGAGGTGAAAACGGAACCCGGTTCTGTGAGAGGGATCTTGGGAAAAATAAGAG GTAAAGCTGTCGGCGGTCTGAACCTGGGGAACTTCTTTGCGTCCCGCAAGGGTTACAGTCGCCAGGGCTTCGACCAGCTGAGCACCGAAGGCAGCGACCAGGAGAGGAACGAGGCGGGCAGCAGCGACTCGGAGAACGAGGAGTACTCCGCTCTgccacctcctccgccctcgTCTTAG